GCGTGTCGGCCCCGTTGAGGTCTATGCGTTGTCCCTCGTGTAGCTTCGGTTGGGAGCTGTGCTGCTGTCTCTCAGGCGCACCGACGTAGTCTGCCGATAGCTCGACCCCTTGAGAGGCGTTACTTACATCTTTACGTGACTTGTCAGGCTGTACAGGTGGTGCATAAGTACCCCTGTTGGCCTGTTTTTGTATGGAGTCTATGGGTAGGGTGCCCATTTGCTCGCTTATCGTCTGCCCTGCCAGAGGGGCGAGCGACTGAGCATTGTAGTTGTTGTCCCAGAGTACCTTGCCGATGGCCGCCAGTATGATCAGGCTAACGGCTATCAGCACCCAGGTCTCTATGCGTCCTCTCTTGAAGCTATTCATGCTGGTCGGGAGCGTACGTGTCGGCTATGATGCGCCCATCTTGTAGTGAGAGGGTGCGGTCGGCTCGCTGCGCAAAGTCTTCGTCGTGTGTCACGATCAGGAAGGTCTGCCCGAGCTGATCTCGTAGCTCGAAGAATAGCTCGATGAGCTCCTCCTTGCGCTGTGTGTCTAGGCTCCCCGACGGTTCGTCGGCTAGGATCAGCGTGGGGCGATTGATCAGGGCGCGCGCTACGGCTGTGCGCTGCTTCTCGCCACCCGAGAGCTGTGTCGGGCGGTGCTTAAGACGATCGGCCAGTCCCAGCTGTGTGAGTAGCTGCTCCGCTTCGCTGAGTGCTTGTCGCTTGCTCATGCCAGCGATCATAGCCGGGATGGCTACATTCTCAGCAGCCGTGAACTCAGGCAGCAACTGGTGAAACTGAAAGACGAAGCCGATCTGCTTATTGCGAAAGTGTGCCTGCTTCTGGGCTGAGAGGGCAAAAGGATTGACCCCGCCGATCGATAGCTCTCCCTTGTCCGGCTTGAGTAGCGTCCCGATGATCTGTAGGAGCGTCGTCTTGCCCGCACCGCTAGGACCGACGATAGAGGTTATCTCCCCCTGATGTATCGAGAGGGTTATCTCTTTGAGTATTTGTAGCGAGCCAAAGGACTTGCAGATAGAGTCTAGAGTGACGAGAGGCGTGGGCATAAGCTTAGTCGTTTTTACTGAGGCGTAGAGAGGTCTTGTAGTACGTAGGCTGCCATGTGAAGGCCAAAGAGCTGGGGCATGTAAGAGATTGTCCCGACGATGCTCCGCTTGTTCTGATCGCTGTGGGGTAGGGCACGTATAGCCTCCTCGCGCGATGGCTCGCTACTGTATACGCATGGTGTGGCAAAGACGGCACGCGGAGCCTCTAGCTGGCGAAGCCGCTTGCGTACGAAGCGTGCCAAGGCGCAGATATGCGTCTTACTCATCGGAGCGACGGAGACCTGCCGTGGATCTAGCTTAGCACCCGCACCCATAGCACTGATGATCGGGATGTCCAGCTGATGCGCAGCGAGGATCAGTTCGCACTTAGGCGTGAGCGTATCGATGCAGTCTAGTATATAGTCGTAGTGATGTGTAGCGAGGAGCGTGGGGATGTTGTCGCCCGAGAGATAGGCCGCATGCGTCTCCACCGCTATGTCCGGATTGATCCGATGCAGTAGCTCCTCCACCACCTCCACCTTAGGACGCCCTATGGTATCTCTAAAGGCGATCACCTGACGATTGATATTCGTCTCATCGACCTTGTCGTGATCTACGAGTGTAAAGCGACCGATGCCAGAGCGCGCCAAGAGTTCGCACGCTTTGCTTCCCACACCGCCGAGCCCCACGATGAGGACATGCTTGTCGGCAAGGCATCGCAACGTCTCGCTCCCGAGGAGTAGCTCCGTACGCTCCAGCCAGTGAGGCACGCCGTCCATAGGTGTCGTCATCAGGTGCCGTTACTCTGTGATGCCCCGCTCATCTAGAGCCTTCTGATAAGCTCTAGCATTGCGCATGTGCTCAGCATAATTAGCCGCAAAAGCATGATGCCCCGAGAAGTCTGCCCGAGCACACATATAGAGGTAGTCGTGCGGCGTGTGATGCAGCACAGCATCTAGCGTCGTCATCTGTGGATAGCGAATAGGACCTGGAGGGAGACCCTTATATTTATAGGTATTGTAGGGCGAGTCAGCCTTCAGTAGCTCGCCACCGATACGCTGTGCCGTGAAGTTGCCTGTGGCAAACTTAAGCGTCGGATCAGCTTGCAGCGCCATACCCTTGCGCAGGCGATTGATGTAAAGCCCCGCAATGTCACCGTACTCGTCCGTCTTGCTCGACTCCTCCTCGACGATCGAAGCTATGATCGAGATCTCTACCGGGGTGAGTCCTATCTCCTGAGCCAGTGCCGTACGCTTCTGATCCCAAAACTTGTGGTAGCTCTGCTCATACTTGTGCAGCAGCTCTTTAGGGGATACATTCCAGTAGACCTCGTGCGTGTCTGGGAGAAACATACAGCGTATCGTCTCAGTCGTGAAGCCTAGCGAGTCGCAGTAGACCGAGTCTCGCAGTAGCGTGCGTAGCTCCTCGGCGCTCATCTCCAGGGGAGCCGTCAGCTTGTCGATCAGCTCCTCCTGCGTACGAATAGAGGAGAAGGAGAGCCTGACCGGCGTCTGAGCTCCATACTTGATCGTCTTGCAGATGGAGAGGATGCTCATATCAGGGCTTAGCCGATAGCGTCCCGGACGCAGTCTCTCCTCGATGCGTATGAGGCGAGCCACGCTACGGAGCAGGGTGGGGTTCTTGATCTCTAGCTCCTTCGTGATAGTCGTCATCAGCGCCTCGCTACTAGTCGTGTCGGTGATGTAGGCGTAGCACTCCTGCTGACTCGTGCGCCCCGCAGGACGGAGTAGTAGGTAAGCAGCCCACGAGAGTAGGAGGAGTATGACGATGAGTAGCGTCGAGCGTATCCACGTACGTATGCGTCTAGGCGACTCATGGTGACGACTCCGGTGCGAAGTATCATTGAAGTATGAGGGACGCCATTGTTTAGATCGAGATCTGCGACTGCGTGACATAGAGTAAGAGTCTAATCAGTTAGTAAAGACGGGCGGGTAAAGCAGTACCCACAAGGGATGATGTTGCACACTCATAGCGGAGTGGGGCCGTCTCTTGTGGGTACTTCCTTTTTGTCATAGCGTAGGAGAGGTGGATCTCCTAGATGCTGGATGCCTAAGCATAAAAGGCTGTGCTGAGCAGTTTACTTCTCCTCTGGCTGTGCGGCCTCGGGAGCTGGTTCGTCAGCATCCTGCTGCACTCTCTGCTCCTTACGTATATCACGTAGCTTGAGATCTAGCTCGTCGATCTCTTGCTGCATCGAGTCACAGCGCTCCTCCAGCATCTTGAGCAGGTTCTCGCCTGCGCTGCTCGTCACACTCAGGCGCTCCTTGTTGTTGCTGTAAGTCTGCAGATCGCTCTCCAGCTGCTCCTTGCGGCGCTGTATGCGATCATACTCCTCACCATAAGGACTAGCAGGGCCGAAGTTGCGACGGTTATTGTTGCGGTTGCCACGTCTGTCGCCACGAGGCTTGTCGCTAGCTCTCAGCTTATTGAAGAAAGCATCCATCTGCTCCTTCAGCTCATCTTGTAGCTTACGGCGCGTCTTGCGAGGCATGTAGCCCAGCTGGTTAAAGTCTCTCTGTAGCGTCACCGCCTCCTCACGATCAGCATCGCTCGGAGACTCGATAGCGGCCAACTCATGTGCACGAGCTAAGAGCTGCTTAGCCGTAGCTACCGACTCCTTGCTCTCCTCACGCTGAGCCTGATAGAGAGCTTTGTGATGCGTGTAGTAAGTGTCGCACGCCTCACGGAAACGCTTGAAGAGAGCCTGGTGCTTGTTCGTGTGGATCATCTCATTCCACTCCGTCTGCAGCTCCTGTATGCGGCTATGTCCCTCAGGCCAACGCTCCTCAGCGACGATCTGCTCGATCTCCTCGATGATCGCACGCTTGCGGTCGCCCTGCTCGCTGATCTGCTTGTTGCGATCACGCATGAACTCCTTGCGCTTGTCAAAGAAGATGTCACACGCCGTCCTAAAGTGCAGGTATAGCTCCTCGCTCACCGCACGAGGCACACGACCCGTCTTACGCCACTGTGCTTGCAGCTCCTTGATCTGGTCCGTGTAGGTGCGCCAATCCTTGAAGGTATGTATATCGTTCGGGTTGATCGCCTCGATCTGCGTGATGATACCCCGCTTGATCGCTTCGTTCTCACCCTCCTGCGTACGCTGCTGGTTGCGATACTCCTGGTTGTTGCTGTTGATCTTGGCCGAAAGCTCCTGAAACTGCTTCCACAGATCCTTGCGAAGCTCCTTAGCCACAGGACCCACGTCGCGCCAGCGGTGGTGTAGGTCTTGCAATTCGCGAGCTGCCTGCGTCACATCGGCAGACTCGGCTAGCTCCTTAGCACGCTGTATGATGAGCTCCTTAGCCTCCAGGTTCTTCTTGAAGTCATAGTCGCGGAACTCGTTATTGATCTGCTGCAGGTCGTAAAACTCCTCCCTCAGATGCTCAAACTCACCCTGTATCTGGCGCATATCCCCAGGAGGCACAGCACCCGTATTGTGCCAGCTCTCCGTGATCTCACGGTACTCCTTGCTGATGATGCTAAAGCTCTCGCTCGACGAGAGCAGCTTACGCAGACGCTCCACGAGCTCACGCTTGATCGTTAGGTTAGCCTTCTGCTCCTCAGCTATCTCCTCCTGGCGCTTACGATTGCGCTCCTTAAAGTCATTGAGTAGCTCCTTGAGACGTATCTCCTGCGCCTCAGCGTCTGCACGTAGCTTAGCGTTCTCCTCCGAGACCGTGTTCAGGTAGCTATTCATCTTGCTGTAGAAGACATTCTTGTAGCGATCGATGATAGAGCGTGGAGGCAGCTCGCCGCTCTGTAGCAGGAGCACCACATCGTCCGTGATCTGTGCGCAGCTCATCTTAGCAATGTCTGCGTCGCTCTTGTTGAGGAGCTCCTGATACTGTCGCTCCTCCTCCGATAGCTCGGCCGGTGCTGTCGTCTCAGCTTGAATCGTCTCGGTGGTCTCCTCCGCATCGACAGACTGCTCTGGAGTCGTCTCAGCCACCACCTCGGGCGATGGAGAGGTCTCTGGAGTGCTTGTCGGGGATGTCGTCGCTTCCTGCGTCGATGGTGTAGTAGTCGTCTGGTCGAGAGCAGAGGTCTGCTCTGTGTTGTTCACTTCTTGTGGGATAAGATTCATTTTCGAGATGATTCTAGATGTATAACTAATATCGAGGAGTCGCCGTATGCGTCAGCGCAGCGTACCAGCTCCTCGTCTGCTCATTCAGCTAATGCTGCTCTGAATGCAAAGATAACTAATTCTTCGCGATTGGCGGACTATTTGCGCAAAGTGTTAGTTTTCCAAAAACTTTCCAGCCTTAGGCAAAAGCTAAGACGACCTCTCCAGAGCCACGCCAATCAGCCCACATATCCGCCACGCTCACGCCCGCCATCCATCGCCTCTCGTGCAGACGGGAGGACGCGTAGACGAAGTCATTCGTGCGGGTTGCGCTTGCCCACTGAGTTAGAAAGAGTAACTTTGTCCGTACAAGACGCAATCATCACTCTATGACTAGTACTAAGCAACGAGACGAGTTACACGCTGCCATCTGGGGCATTGCCAACGAAGTGCGTGGAGCTGTCGATGGGTGGGACTTCAAGCAGTTTGTCCTAGGCGCCCTTTTCTACCGATTCATCAGCGAGCACTTCGCCAGCCACATGGAGGCGGGCGACCCCGATGTCACTTACGCCAAGCTATCCGATGAGGATATTTCGCCCGAGATCAAGGAGGACGCCGTCAAGACGAAGGGCTACTTCATCTACCCCAGTCAGCTCTTTGTCAATGTAGTCTGTGAGGCGCATCACAACCCCGACCTCAATGTGCAGCTACGGCAGATCTTTGACGCTATCGAGGGCTCTGCTGCGGGCTACCCCTCTGAGGCTGCCATCAAGGGGCTCTTTGCAGACTTTGACACGACGAGCATCCGCCTAGGTAACTCCGTCGAGGAGAAGAACCGTCGCCTCGTAGCCGTGCTCACTGGCGTGGCGAGCCTAGACTTGGGTGATACGGAGCAGCATGAGATCGATATCTTTGGTGATGCCTACGAGTTCCTCATCTCCAACTATGCAGCCAATGCGGGCAAGTCGGGTGGCGAGTTCTTTACACCACAAAATGTCTCCAAGCTGATCGCTCGCCTCGCCATGCATGGACTGGATCGGGTCAATAAGATCTATGACCCCGCCTGTGGCTCTGGCTCGCTGTTGCTACAGGCTAAGCGACAGTTTGACGCCCATCAGATCGAGGAGGGCTTCTTCGGACAGGAGATCAACTACACGACCTACAACCTAGCGAGGATGAACATGTTCCTCCACGGGATCAACTACGACAAGTTTGACATCAAGCTAGGCGACACGCTCCTCGACCCCAAGCACAACTATGAGAAGCCCTTTGATGCGATCGTCTCCAATCCGCCTTACTCGCAGGAGTGGGTAGGCGACAAAGACCCCACGCTAATCAACGATGATCGCTTTGCGCCAGCAGGTGTCTTGGCACCTAATAATTACGCAGACTACGCCTTTATCCTTCATGTACTGCACTACCTTTCGGCACGTGGACGGGCTGCTATCGTCTCCTTCCCAGGTGTTTTCTATCGTGGTAGACGTGAAAAGAAGATCCGCAAGTACATTGTCGACAATAACTTTGTGGAGACGGTCATAGCACTCCCAACCAAACTCTTCTACGCTACCAGCATTGCGGTAAACATACTAGTCCTCTCGAAACACAAGGCAGACAACACAATCCAATTTATCGATGTCAGTGGCGAGGAGTTCTATAAGAAGGAGACGAACAACAACGTCCTCACCGAGGAGCATATCGCCCGCATCATTCAGATCTTTGCCGACAAAGAGCCCGTGGCACACGTCGCCACATCGGTGCCTTACGCTGAGATCGTCGAGAACGACTACAACCTTTCCGTGACCAGCTACGTGGAGCCAGAGGACCAGACCGGGGAGATCGACATAGACGTCCTCCAGGGTGAGATCGCCGAGACGGTCGCTCGCATCAACGGGCTCCGTAGCGACATCGATGCAATCGTTAAGGAGATCAACTCATAGAGATGCTACAGGAAGAAGTGGTTATTCCCAAAATGGAAACACCCACAGCACACAACAAAGCATAGACACCCCACGATGAAGTATATAGACAGACTACTACAAGGAGCCCCCGTCGAGTGGCGTCCCCTCGGCGAGGTCGGAGAGTTCACCCGAGGCAGTGGGTTACAGAAGAAAGACTTCACCACAGAAGGTGTTGGGTGTATTCACTACGGTCAGATATATACCCATTATGGAACATTCGCTTTTGAAACAAAGACATTTGTGTCGGAGGAGTTTGCCCAAAAAGCACGCAAAGCTCAGTGTGGGGACTTAGTAATCGCCACAACAAGCGAAAATGATGAAGACCTATGTAAAGCTGTAGCTTGGCTAGGTAAGGATGAAGTAGTAGTAAGTAGTGATGCTTGCTTTTATACACACAAGATGGCTCCTAAGTATGTCTCCTACTTCTTTCAGTCAACACACTTTCAAAAGCAAAAAAGAGCCTTTATCACTGGAACTAAGGTCAGACGTGTAAACGCTAAAGACTTAGCTAAGATAGAAATCCCTATCCCGCCAGTGGCGGTGCAGGAGGAGGTGGGGCGGGTACTGGACAAATTTACAGAGCTGGAAGCGGAGCTGGAGGTAGCACTGAGCACCGAGCTGGACTGTCGCAGGCGACAGTACCAATACTACCGTGATGCGCTCCTCACGTTCGACCTCTCGCCGAGCGACGGGCTGTGCCACAGCCCCCTCTTCCCCGCCCCCTTTGCTGTCGAGTGGCGCTCCCTCGGTGAGGTCTTCGAGATGAGAAACGGCTATACTCCCTCAAAGTCTAATCCTTCCTACTGGGAGGGGGGAACAATCCCTTGGTTTCGGATGGAGGACTTGAGGACAAGTGGTCGCATACTAGAGGACTCTATACAGCATATCACTCCAGAGGCAGTCAAAGGCAAGGGACTCTTTAAGGCAGACTCTATCCTTATGGCTACAACAGCTACAATAGGAGAGCATGCTCTCCTAGTAACTGAGTCACTAGCGAACCAGCGCTTTACTAACTTTGAGATACATGAGTCACTGTTAGGGGCTATCACACCTATGTTTGCTTACTATTACTTCTTCCGTATCTGTGAGTGGTGCAAGCGCAATGTCTATGAGAGTAGCTTCCCCTCAGTCGATATGAAAAAACTCCGAAAAGTCCGTTTCCCCATTCCACCGCTGGCGGTGCAGGAGCGGATTGTGGAGATACTCGACAAGTTTGACACGCTGGTGAACTCGATTAGCGAGGGATTGCCTCGTGAGATAGAGCTACGACGCAAGCAGTACGAGTACTACCGAGACGCACTCCTCTCTTTCGAACCTCTAACCTCTAATCTCTAATCTCTAACTTCTAACCTCTAAAACCTATGTCACAGTACAAGACGATCGCACAGTTGCCGAACTACATTGTCCTAGAGGACTACACCAAGTACGCTGCCCTTGCGGAGCCGCCCGCAGGCTATCAGTCGGAGGCGCAGCTGGAGCAAGAGTTGATCAAGGACTTAAAGGGGCTGGGCTACCAGTACCGCCCAGACATACACACGCCCGCAACGCTTCTAGCCAACCTGCGGGAGCAGCTGGAGCGACTCAATGAGGTGACCTTTACCGATGAGGAGTGGCAGCGCCTTCTCAGAGAGTACCTAGATAACCCTAGTGAGGGCATCATAGATCGTACGCGCAAGGTGCAGCGTGAGTCTGAGTGGGACTTTGTTTTTGACGATGGGCGTATGCAAAACATACGGATCGTGGACAAGAAACTCATCTCACGCAATCAGGTGCAGGTGATCAATCAGTTTGAGCAGACGGGCAGCGAGGCAAACCGCTACGATGTGACGATCCTAGTCAATGGTCTGCCGATGGTGCAGGTAGAGCTGAAGCGGCGTGGCGTGGCGATACGTGAGGCGTTTAATCAGGTGCATCGGTATAGTAAGGAGAGCTTCAACAGTGAGAACTCGCTCTACAAGTATCTGCAGATCTTTGTCATCTCCAACGGCACCGACACCCGCTACTTTGCCAATACGTTGACACGTGATAAGAATAGCTTTGACTTTACGATCAACTGGGCACTGGCAAACAACAAGCCGATCCGCGACCTGAAGGACTTTACGGCGACCTTCTTCCAGCGCAATACGCTCCTCGAGGTGCTCCTGCACTACTCGGTCCTAGA
The sequence above is a segment of the Porphyromonas vaginalis genome. Coding sequences within it:
- a CDS encoding ComEA family DNA-binding protein; the encoded protein is MNSFKRGRIETWVLIAVSLIILAAIGKVLWDNNYNAQSLAPLAGQTISEQMGTLPIDSIQKQANRGTYAPPVQPDKSRKDVSNASQGVELSADYVGAPERQQHSSQPKLHEGQRIDLNGADTLTLQQIPGIGPSFARRIVKYRDQLGGYYTVLQLQEIYGMEPDRYQRIKPFFYIGIKNYSTPFDALRSDSIPSHPYLNYRQQAALARSIRKNGTLDSWHRIMSLEEFNRDDSVRLSHYFHFE
- a CDS encoding ABC transporter ATP-binding protein, with the translated sequence MPTPLVTLDSICKSFGSLQILKEITLSIHQGEITSIVGPSGAGKTTLLQIIGTLLKPDKGELSIGGVNPFALSAQKQAHFRNKQIGFVFQFHQLLPEFTAAENVAIPAMIAGMSKRQALSEAEQLLTQLGLADRLKHRPTQLSGGEKQRTAVARALINRPTLILADEPSGSLDTQRKEELIELFFELRDQLGQTFLIVTHDEDFAQRADRTLSLQDGRIIADTYAPDQHE
- a CDS encoding tRNA threonylcarbamoyladenosine dehydratase produces the protein MTTPMDGVPHWLERTELLLGSETLRCLADKHVLIVGLGGVGSKACELLARSGIGRFTLVDHDKVDETNINRQVIAFRDTIGRPKVEVVEELLHRINPDIAVETHAAYLSGDNIPTLLATHHYDYILDCIDTLTPKCELILAAHQLDIPIISAMGAGAKLDPRQVSVAPMSKTHICALARFVRKRLRQLEAPRAVFATPCVYSSEPSREEAIRALPHSDQNKRSIVGTISYMPQLFGLHMAAYVLQDLSTPQ
- the mltG gene encoding endolytic transglycosylase MltG, which translates into the protein MSRSRRSRSKQWRPSYFNDTSHRSRHHESPRRIRTWIRSTLLIVILLLLSWAAYLLLRPAGRTSQQECYAYITDTTSSEALMTTITKELEIKNPTLLRSVARLIRIEERLRPGRYRLSPDMSILSICKTIKYGAQTPVRLSFSSIRTQEELIDKLTAPLEMSAEELRTLLRDSVYCDSLGFTTETIRCMFLPDTHEVYWNVSPKELLHKYEQSYHKFWDQKRTALAQEIGLTPVEISIIASIVEEESSKTDEYGDIAGLYINRLRKGMALQADPTLKFATGNFTAQRIGGELLKADSPYNTYKYKGLPPGPIRYPQMTTLDAVLHHTPHDYLYMCARADFSGHHAFAANYAEHMRNARAYQKALDERGITE
- a CDS encoding DUF349 domain-containing protein, translating into MNLIPQEVNNTEQTSALDQTTTTPSTQEATTSPTSTPETSPSPEVVAETTPEQSVDAEETTETIQAETTAPAELSEEERQYQELLNKSDADIAKMSCAQITDDVVLLLQSGELPPRSIIDRYKNVFYSKMNSYLNTVSEENAKLRADAEAQEIRLKELLNDFKERNRKRQEEIAEEQKANLTIKRELVERLRKLLSSSESFSIISKEYREITESWHNTGAVPPGDMRQIQGEFEHLREEFYDLQQINNEFRDYDFKKNLEAKELIIQRAKELAESADVTQAARELQDLHHRWRDVGPVAKELRKDLWKQFQELSAKINSNNQEYRNQQRTQEGENEAIKRGIITQIEAINPNDIHTFKDWRTYTDQIKELQAQWRKTGRVPRAVSEELYLHFRTACDIFFDKRKEFMRDRNKQISEQGDRKRAIIEEIEQIVAEERWPEGHSRIQELQTEWNEMIHTNKHQALFKRFREACDTYYTHHKALYQAQREESKESVATAKQLLARAHELAAIESPSDADREEAVTLQRDFNQLGYMPRKTRRKLQDELKEQMDAFFNKLRASDKPRGDRRGNRNNNRRNFGPASPYGEEYDRIQRRKEQLESDLQTYSNNKERLSVTSSAGENLLKMLEERCDSMQQEIDELDLKLRDIRKEQRVQQDADEPAPEAAQPEEK
- a CDS encoding type I restriction-modification system subunit M produces the protein MTSTKQRDELHAAIWGIANEVRGAVDGWDFKQFVLGALFYRFISEHFASHMEAGDPDVTYAKLSDEDISPEIKEDAVKTKGYFIYPSQLFVNVVCEAHHNPDLNVQLRQIFDAIEGSAAGYPSEAAIKGLFADFDTTSIRLGNSVEEKNRRLVAVLTGVASLDLGDTEQHEIDIFGDAYEFLISNYAANAGKSGGEFFTPQNVSKLIARLAMHGLDRVNKIYDPACGSGSLLLQAKRQFDAHQIEEGFFGQEINYTTYNLARMNMFLHGINYDKFDIKLGDTLLDPKHNYEKPFDAIVSNPPYSQEWVGDKDPTLINDDRFAPAGVLAPNNYADYAFILHVLHYLSARGRAAIVSFPGVFYRGRREKKIRKYIVDNNFVETVIALPTKLFYATSIAVNILVLSKHKADNTIQFIDVSGEEFYKKETNNNVLTEEHIARIIQIFADKEPVAHVATSVPYAEIVENDYNLSVTSYVEPEDQTGEIDIDVLQGEIAETVARINGLRSDIDAIVKEINS
- a CDS encoding restriction endonuclease subunit S, whose amino-acid sequence is MKYIDRLLQGAPVEWRPLGEVGEFTRGSGLQKKDFTTEGVGCIHYGQIYTHYGTFAFETKTFVSEEFAQKARKAQCGDLVIATTSENDEDLCKAVAWLGKDEVVVSSDACFYTHKMAPKYVSYFFQSTHFQKQKRAFITGTKVRRVNAKDLAKIEIPIPPVAVQEEVGRVLDKFTELEAELEVALSTELDCRRRQYQYYRDALLTFDLSPSDGLCHSPLFPAPFAVEWRSLGEVFEMRNGYTPSKSNPSYWEGGTIPWFRMEDLRTSGRILEDSIQHITPEAVKGKGLFKADSILMATTATIGEHALLVTESLANQRFTNFEIHESLLGAITPMFAYYYFFRICEWCKRNVYESSFPSVDMKKLRKVRFPIPPLAVQERIVEILDKFDTLVNSISEGLPREIELRRKQYEYYRDALLSFEPLTSNL